The nucleotide window CCTTGAGGTCATCCAGGTCGATCGGCTTCGTGCGGTACTCGCCGCCGCTCTCCAGCACCTCCCGCCGGGCATCCTCCGAACCGTAGCCGGTCATGACCACGACCCGGGTCTTGGGCGCCACCCGCCGGGCCAGCCGGAGCAGGCGGAGGCCGTCGGTGTTGTTCGCCCCCGACATCCGGAGATCGGCGAGGATCAGGTCGAACGGCCGGGCCCGCAGGGCGGCAGCGGCAGCGGTGAACTCGCGGCAGGGGACCACTTCCGCCCCCAGGGCCTGCAGGTAGTGCCCCAGGGTGAGCAGGATGGTGGGTTCGTCGTCCATGAGGAGGACCCGCCAGCGGGCCAGGGAGCGTGGAGGGCGGGCTGCGGACCGTGGCATGCGGCCTTTCCTCGGGTGAACAGAAGCCAATCGGCGCAGGGGGTCGGTAGGCAGGCGAGCAAGCTTCATACCAATCCGGCACCATCCGGGGGAGGCGAAGCGAGTCGGCCCGGCACGAATGCAAACGACCGAATGAACGTGACACGGTCCGGGTCCTGGCGCCGGCGCCGCCCCGGCCCCCGGCCCCCCTGGGGAACCCTCCCGTGGTTCCCCCCATCGGCCAAGAGCCGATGGGACCCCCCTCCGCTACGGGGGCCTTCGGGCGGCATCCGGCGCCACCCGGACCGTCTGTCAAACGATTTATGTCGTCGGTATTAGATCCGGTAGCGCTTGATCTTGTCCTGGAGGGTGGAGCGGGAGATGCCGAGGATCCGGGCGGTCTGGCTCCGGTTGCCGTCGGTGGCGGCCAGGACCTGCTTGATGTAGTCCTTCTCGATCTGGTCCAGGCGGGCAAACTCCCCCTTCCGCTCGACCGGTGAGAGGGCGGGGGGGGCCACCCCGGCCGTCTCCTCGACGGGCAGCGCGGGAAGGGGTGGCGCACTCCCGGCCAGGGCCTGGAGCTCGGCCGGTAGGTGCGTCGGGAGGAGCAGGTCCCCCGGGCACAGGATCATGGCCCGCTCGGTGAGATTCTTCAGCTCCCGGACGTTCCCAGGCCAGGGGTAGGCCATGAGGATCCCCAGGGCCTCCTTGGAGAACCCCTTCACCTGCTTTTTCAGGAGGGCCTTGAACTCCTGCACGAAGAGGTTCGCCAGGATGAGGATGTCCGCTCCCCGCTCCCGGAGCGGAGGGGTGACGAGGGGCATCACCCGCAGTCGGTAGTAGAGGTCCTCCCGGAAGCGCCCCTCGGAGACCCGCTTTACCAGGTCCCGGTTGGTGGCCGTGATGATGCGGACATCCACGGAGATGTCCCGCGTCCCGCCCACCCGGCGGAAGCTCTTGGTCTCCAGCACCTTCAGGAGCTTCGGTTGGACGGCCACCGGCATGTCGCCGATCTCGTCGAGGAAGACGGTCCCGCCGTCCGCCACCTCCAGCAACCCCCGCTTCATCGTCTTGGCGTCGGTGAAGGCCCCTCGCTCGTGGCCGAAGAGCTCGGAATCGAGCAGGTTCTCGCTCAGCCCGGCGCAGTTGATCTCCATGAAAGGATTCTCCCGCCGGATACTCTTGCCGTGGATCGCTCGGGCGACGAGCTCCTTGCCGGTCCCGCTCTCCCCCGAGATGAGGACGGTGGTGTGCGGGCTCTCAGCCAACAGATCGATGAGCCGATTCAGCTCCCGGATGCTCGGCGCCTCGCCGGGGAGGGCCCCCTCCGATCCCTGGCGCTGGCGGTAGTAGGCGACCTCCCGCTCCACCCGGAGCCGCTCCAGGGCCTTCTCCACCTGGACATCCACCTCCTCCAGGTCGGCCCCCTTCGTGAGGAAGTGGGCCGCCCCCATCTTCATGGCGGCCACCGCGTCCTTGATCTTCCCGTGGCCGGTCAGCATGATGACGGCGGCATCCGGGTGGGCCCCGCGGAGCTTCTCGAGGGTGGCGAGCCCGTCCAGGTCGGGCAGCTTCAGGTCGAGGAGGACGACATCCGGCCCGTGCTCGGCGGCGGCGGCGAGACCCTGGGCGGCCGTGTCCGCCTCCACCACCCGGAAGCCCTTCTTCTGGAAGTGGTGGCGCAGGCTCAGGCGGATCGTCCGCTCGTCGTCGATGATGAGGAGCGTCGGATTCATCGTTTGCAACCCCGGAGCGCGCACCCGGCGGTCACGCGCGGGCTGCCGCGGCTAGGCCTTCGGGGGGGACTCCCGGGCTCCGCTCCCTTCCAGCGGGAGCACGACCGTGAAGGTGGAGCCCTCCCCCTCCTTGCTGTCGACCAGGATGCGCCCGCCGTGGTCCTCCACGATGCGGCGGCAGATCGCCAACCCCAACCCGGAGCCCCGCGGTTTCGTGGTGTGGAAGAGGTCGAAGATCCGCTCCCGGTCGGCGGCGGGAATGCCGCAGCCGGTGTCGGAGAGGGCGACCTCGGCGAAGCCGGGTCGGGGGGGGCTCCCGCGCCGACGGGGGACCTGCGCGGGGCGGAGGCGGAGGGCGACCGTCAGGGTCCCCCCGGCCGGGGTGGCCTCCACCGCGTTCTGGAGGAGATTCAGGAAGACCTGCTTCATCTTGTCCGGGTCCACCGGGACGGCCGGGAAGTCGGGGGGGATCTCCCGCCGGAAGGTCAGCCCCTTCGCCTGCAGGTCCTCCCGCTGCAGCCCCAGGATCTCCTCCCAGACCTGCCCCAGCTCCACGGGACGCCGCTCGAGGCTCGACGGCCTTCCGTACAGGAGCAGGTCGTTCACCAGCGCGTTCAATCGTCGGCCCTCGGAAAGCATGGCCGTGACCAGTTCCCGGTGGGCGGCGTCGAAATTCACCTCGTTGGCGAGGATCTGGGCCACCGAGGTGATCCCGAAGAGAGGATTGCGGATCTCGTGGGCGACGCCCGCTGCCACCTGGCCGATGGCTGCCAGGCGGTCCTTGCGGAGGATCTCCACCTGCAGCGCCTTGATCTCGCGCAGGTCCCGGAAGACCACGATGACCCCCTCCCGCCGTCCCTCGTCGTCCAGCAGGAAAGAGGAGGAGAAGCCCAGCGGGACCTGGCTCCCGTCGGGGAGGGGCAGGGGGATCTCCTGCTGCGCCGGCTCCGGCGGGACCTCCAGCATGGCCTCCGCCCCGGGGAACAGGTCGGCCAGGTGCTGCCCCAGGATCTGCTGGCGGCCGCGGCGGAGGGTCTGCTCTCCCTGACGGTTGATCATGGTGATGTGGCCGACCGTGTCGGTAACCAGAAGGCCGCTCGCCATGTTCACGATGATGCTCTCCACCAGGCGCTGGTTCCGCCGGAGCGCCTCGGTCCGCTCCTTGACCCGATGCTCCAGTTCGCGCGCGAAGTTCTCGGAGAGGGCGTAGAGGGTGGAGAGTTCGGCCACCTTGGCCTGCAGGTCCCCCACCAGCCTGGCGTTCTCCTGCAGGAGCCGGTGCCGCTCGGCGGCGCGGGCCACCGCCCGGATCAGGTCCTCCTGCTGGAAGGGCTTCGGGAGGTAGTCGTAGGCCCCCGCCTTCAGGGCTTCGATCGCGCTCTGCTGGGAGGTGTAGGCGGTGATCATCACCACCGGCATCAGGGGGAACCGCTCCCCGACGACCCGGAGGG belongs to Candidatus Methylomirabilis sp. and includes:
- a CDS encoding response regulator, whose protein sequence is MPRSAARPPRSLARWRVLLMDDEPTILLTLGHYLQALGAEVVPCREFTAAAAALRARPFDLILADLRMSGANNTDGLRLLRLARRVAPKTRVVVMTGYGSEDARREVLESGGEYRTKPIDLDDLKALVR
- a CDS encoding sigma-54 dependent transcriptional regulator, which gives rise to MNPTLLIIDDERTIRLSLRHHFQKKGFRVVEADTAAQGLAAAAEHGPDVVLLDLKLPDLDGLATLEKLRGAHPDAAVIMLTGHGKIKDAVAAMKMGAAHFLTKGADLEEVDVQVEKALERLRVEREVAYYRQRQGSEGALPGEAPSIRELNRLIDLLAESPHTTVLISGESGTGKELVARAIHGKSIRRENPFMEINCAGLSENLLDSELFGHERGAFTDAKTMKRGLLEVADGGTVFLDEIGDMPVAVQPKLLKVLETKSFRRVGGTRDISVDVRIITATNRDLVKRVSEGRFREDLYYRLRVMPLVTPPLRERGADILILANLFVQEFKALLKKQVKGFSKEALGILMAYPWPGNVRELKNLTERAMILCPGDLLLPTHLPAELQALAGSAPPLPALPVEETAGVAPPALSPVERKGEFARLDQIEKDYIKQVLAATDGNRSQTARILGISRSTLQDKIKRYRI
- a CDS encoding response regulator; the encoded protein is MTEAEPALAIGRGEQVLVVDDERLMRDLCAEILTGAGFTVRTARDAREGLARLTEEPAAVLLLDVMLPNMSGLEALRVVGERFPLMPVVMITAYTSQQSAIEALKAGAYDYLPKPFQQEDLIRAVARAAERHRLLQENARLVGDLQAKVAELSTLYALSENFARELEHRVKERTEALRRNQRLVESIIVNMASGLLVTDTVGHITMINRQGEQTLRRGRQQILGQHLADLFPGAEAMLEVPPEPAQQEIPLPLPDGSQVPLGFSSSFLLDDEGRREGVIVVFRDLREIKALQVEILRKDRLAAIGQVAAGVAHEIRNPLFGITSVAQILANEVNFDAAHRELVTAMLSEGRRLNALVNDLLLYGRPSSLERRPVELGQVWEEILGLQREDLQAKGLTFRREIPPDFPAVPVDPDKMKQVFLNLLQNAVEATPAGGTLTVALRLRPAQVPRRRGSPPRPGFAEVALSDTGCGIPAADRERIFDLFHTTKPRGSGLGLAICRRIVEDHGGRILVDSKEGEGSTFTVVLPLEGSGARESPPKA